GCTTTCATACGCGTTTCGGAAGGTCTGCCCCTCGTCGAGTTCGTCCTCCATGATGACGCCCGTTCTGTCTCCTGCCACAAAGGCCGTGGAGAAATGATTGAGGCGACGCAGGTTCTTCATCTCCATCGCGGCGTCGATGACGTTTCGGGCGCCGTCTACGTTGACCTCGTGAATGGTTTGCTTGTCCACGCCGAGGTACCAGATACTCGCGATATGGTAGATATCCGTGACGTGCTCCACGATATCTAGATATTCTGCACCTGAGAGACCAAGGTCCATGGATACGACGTCTCCAGACAGAAGCTGGATGTCCACGTCAGGTCGCTCGAGTTCCTCGATTCTGCGCGCCGCATCGTCCACATGGTCGCGACGGGCAAGGAGCCGAATCGTGATGTCCTTCTCCCTCTCAAGGATCGTGTCGAGAAGTCGCCGCGCGAGGAACGAGGGATAGCCAGTGATGAGAATGTCGCGTTTTGTCATGGTGTTCCGTAACGGTCGGTGAGTTCCTCAAAAATCCGTTTGGTTTGGTCCCAAGTGTGCTCCAGCGTACCATCATTGTCGATGACGTGGGTAGCTACCTTGACTTTGTCTTGAAGCGGAAGCTGAGAATTTATGCGAGCGGAAGCCTCGTCGGCACTCAGCTCGTCTCGTTGCATAATCCGTTGGAGCTGGGAGGCAGTGCTGGCGCTGACGACGATGATTTCAGGTAGCCAGTGTTGGGCACCATTTTCCACGAGAAGCGCCGCGTCGTATATGACCCAACGCGAGCCCTTGTTGCCAGCGGCTTGGGCGAGCTCCAGCATTCGAGTGGCCACGGCGGGATGCACGATGGCGTTGAGCTGGCTGCGTTTTTCCACATCGTTGAAAATGACCGCGCCGAGCGCCTTGCGGTCGAGACTCCCGTCCTCGGCTAGTACCTGCGCGCCAAATGTTTCTTTGATGGCCTCGAAGCCTTCGGTACCCGGTTCGACGACTTCGCGAGCGATGAGGTCCGCATCGATAATGGTGACGCCCAATTTGGCGAAATATGCGGAGACGGTCGACTTACCGCTCGCGATTCCTCCGGTGAGGCCGACGATGACGGGCATCCCCGTGGTTGACACTTTTTCTTGGCTCATGCTAATCCCCGCACTCCTGCGTCACTGCTAGTCAGGGTTGGAATACACCAACCTTTGATTGGTTGCCAACACGACGCGTCTGGAGGCATTCCGTGAAAACGTTGAGCTCTCAAGCCGAAGTCATCGTCGCCAAGATTTGGAGACGGGTGTATCGGCCAGAGGTAGCTGCCGCGCTGGTGTTTGCGGCGGCAATGGTCATGCTTCTCGCAGCGTGGACTGAGCTTCCTTCGAGACCAACTCAGGGCTGGTGGAGCGTACCGTTCCACTTTCCGGAAGTGCTCCGCGGCTCCGCGACACTCTTGGGGCTTGCCTGGGTGGTGTTTCTCGGTGTTGAGATTCAACGGGCAAAAGACGGCGCGAAGAGACTTCAGACTTTGGGTAGAGTGCTCGTTGGCACAGGCGTGGCGCTCGGCGTCGGGGTTTGGCTCTGGGGTCAGTCCTCGCTTCCGAGCGCAATCATGCAATTGCCCGTCGGTCAAACCATCGAG
This Microvenator marinus DNA region includes the following protein-coding sequences:
- the coaE gene encoding dephospho-CoA kinase (Dephospho-CoA kinase (CoaE) performs the final step in coenzyme A biosynthesis.) → MSQEKVSTTGMPVIVGLTGGIASGKSTVSAYFAKLGVTIIDADLIAREVVEPGTEGFEAIKETFGAQVLAEDGSLDRKALGAVIFNDVEKRSQLNAIVHPAVATRMLELAQAAGNKGSRWVIYDAALLVENGAQHWLPEIIVVSASTASQLQRIMQRDELSADEASARINSQLPLQDKVKVATHVIDNDGTLEHTWDQTKRIFEELTDRYGTP